Below is a genomic region from Bdellovibrio bacteriovorus.
AGAACTTTTCGGAAAAAGAGCCCGACGTCTGAAGAAGCTTTCCCACTTTACCGGGCGATTCTCACTCTGAGACGCTCAATTAAAAGTGTTTCCAGCCTTTGAACTCTGGAATTTCTTCTTTCGAGTTTTTGTCACTTAAAAACACACCTTTTTCCGATGTGAATTGCCCCACCATATGCCATTTAGAAAAGTGCCCGTAGCAGTCGGCAGGGATGGCGATAAGAAGTTCGTAGTCTTCACCACCCCAAAGGACAAAGTCGGAAGCAGGGATGTTTAGTTTTCTTGCAAGTTCTAAAGTCTCTTCATGCAAAGGCAGACTTTCTTTGAAGAATGTGATGCCGGCATTTTCAGGCGGTAAACGAAGAGCATCGTTCACCAAACCGTCACTGCAATCCATCACGGCGTGAACTTCGAAGCGACGAGCGATCAAATCTTGGACTAAATCCAAACGGGGTTCAGGGCGCAGATGTTTTGTCTTTGCGGTTGCATAGCCTTCAAGATTTTTTTGTAAAGCTAAGAGTCCTGTGTGCGAAAGTCCCAATGGTCCGCTGCTTAAAAGAAGGTCTCCGACGCAGGC
It encodes:
- the thiL gene encoding thiamine-phosphate kinase — its product is MRNTPKEWSLIDKIRQRVQRPNDHTVVPLGDDAFVFKNFPGYSVICQDMMVENVHFRLDYCTAEDLGHKALAVNLSDIAAMGARPHFAQVSLALPKKITESWLDAFYKSMSEMADKCGCEIVGGDLTFSDDKLVIDVSVHGSCEKPLTRKGACVGDLLLSSGPLGLSHTGLLALQKNLEGYATAKTKHLRPEPRLDLVQDLIARRFEVHAVMDCSDGLVNDALRLPPENAGITFFKESLPLHEETLELARKLNIPASDFVLWGGEDYELLIAIPADCYGHFSKWHMVGQFTSEKGVFLSDKNSKEEIPEFKGWKHF